A region of Vitis vinifera cultivar Pinot Noir 40024 chromosome 15, ASM3070453v1 DNA encodes the following proteins:
- the LOC104881753 gene encoding uncharacterized protein LOC104881753 isoform X2, translating to MFPPVDDPPDLGIPPNRGPLPVRRNPNSKPNPRVCSGHRRNAQPQGIRGVRAHRGSLRGILDGFFYFYCFVSYLFLAFYRENLTSFPRKSPATVSFPNSSCDKRCFLRLTTLLIEGSHPTAALCPSGQTLAFVPAINAMPGRRGFWGPELTEALYEWSFLDGIKSGTSLKFG from the exons ATGTTTCCTCCGGTTGACGACCCTCCCGATCTAGGGATCCCACCCAACCGCGGCCCTCTGCCCGTCAGGAGAAACCCTAACTCTAAACCTAACCCTCGCGTTTGTTCTGGCCATCGACGCAATGCCCAGCCGCAGGGGATTCGGGGGGTCCGAGCTCACCGAGGCTCTCTACGTGGGATTCTTGACgggttcttttatttttactgCTTTGTTTCGTATCTGTTTCTCGCATTTTACCGAGAAAATCTCACGTCATTTCCAAGGAAAAGCCCTGCCACCGTATCGTTTCCAAACTCAAGCTGTGATAAGAGATGTTTCCTCCGGCTGACGACCCTCCTGATCGAGGGATCCCACCCAACGGCGGCCCTCTGCCCGTCAGGACAAACCCTCGCGTTCGTCCCGGCCATCAACGCAATGCCCGGCCGCAGGGGATTCTGGGGGCCCGAGCTCACCGAGGCGCTCTAT GAGTGGTCGTTTCTTGACGGAATTAAGTCTGGGACATCGTTGAAGTTCGGGTAG
- the LOC104881753 gene encoding uncharacterized protein LOC104881753 isoform X3: MFPPVDDPPDLGIPPNRGPLPVRRNPNSKPNPRVCSGHRRNAQPQGIRGVRAHRGSLRGILDGFFYFYCFVSYLFLAFYRENLTSFPRKSPATVSFPNSSCDKRCFLRLTTLLIEGSHPTAALCPSGQTLAFVPAINAMPGRRGFWGPELTEALYSRSGRFLTELSLGHR, translated from the exons ATGTTTCCTCCGGTTGACGACCCTCCCGATCTAGGGATCCCACCCAACCGCGGCCCTCTGCCCGTCAGGAGAAACCCTAACTCTAAACCTAACCCTCGCGTTTGTTCTGGCCATCGACGCAATGCCCAGCCGCAGGGGATTCGGGGGGTCCGAGCTCACCGAGGCTCTCTACGTGGGATTCTTGACgggttcttttatttttactgCTTTGTTTCGTATCTGTTTCTCGCATTTTACCGAGAAAATCTCACGTCATTTCCAAGGAAAAGCCCTGCCACCGTATCGTTTCCAAACTCAAGCTGTGATAAGAGATGTTTCCTCCGGCTGACGACCCTCCTGATCGAGGGATCCCACCCAACGGCGGCCCTCTGCCCGTCAGGACAAACCCTCGCGTTCGTCCCGGCCATCAACGCAATGCCCGGCCGCAGGGGATTCTGGGGGCCCGAGCTCACCGAGGCGCTCTAT AGCAGGAGTGGTCGTTTCTTGACGGAATTAAGTCTGGGACATCGTTGA
- the LOC104881753 gene encoding uncharacterized protein LOC104881753 isoform X1 encodes MFPPVDDPPDLGIPPNRGPLPVRRNPNSKPNPRVCSGHRRNAQPQGIRGVRAHRGSLRGILDGFFYFYCFVSYLFLAFYRENLTSFPRKSPATVSFPNSSCDKRCFLRLTTLLIEGSHPTAALCPSGQTLAFVPAINAMPGRRGFWGPELTEALYNKIGVIEQEWSFLDGIKSGTSLKFG; translated from the exons ATGTTTCCTCCGGTTGACGACCCTCCCGATCTAGGGATCCCACCCAACCGCGGCCCTCTGCCCGTCAGGAGAAACCCTAACTCTAAACCTAACCCTCGCGTTTGTTCTGGCCATCGACGCAATGCCCAGCCGCAGGGGATTCGGGGGGTCCGAGCTCACCGAGGCTCTCTACGTGGGATTCTTGACgggttcttttatttttactgCTTTGTTTCGTATCTGTTTCTCGCATTTTACCGAGAAAATCTCACGTCATTTCCAAGGAAAAGCCCTGCCACCGTATCGTTTCCAAACTCAAGCTGTGATAAGAGATGTTTCCTCCGGCTGACGACCCTCCTGATCGAGGGATCCCACCCAACGGCGGCCCTCTGCCCGTCAGGACAAACCCTCGCGTTCGTCCCGGCCATCAACGCAATGCCCGGCCGCAGGGGATTCTGGGGGCCCGAGCTCACCGAGGCGCTCTAT AACAAAATCGGCGTGATAGAGCAGGAGTGGTCGTTTCTTGACGGAATTAAGTCTGGGACATCGTTGAAGTTCGGGTAG